Within uncultured Roseibium sp., the genomic segment AGGGCACCCAGGTGCTGTCGCCGCCTGTCCCCAAACTCCAGGGCACGCCGGCCAACCTGCCCGATCTCGCCGAGGTCAAGGGACAGGAAACGGCACGCCGCGCGCTCGAAATTGCCGCCGCAGGCGGGCACAATCTCCTGATGGTCGGCCCTCCGGGTTCCGGCAAGTCCATGCTGGCAAGCCGCCTGCCCTCGATCCTGCCGCCGCTGCAGCCGAAGGAACTCCTTGAAGTCTCCATGATCGCCTCGCTCGCCGGTGAACTGGCTGACGGCCGGCTCTCCGACCGGCGCCCGTTCCGTGCGCCCCACCACTCCGCCTCCATGGCCGCCCTCGTCGGTGGCGGCATGCGGGCGAAACCGGGCGAGGTCTCGCTTGCGCACCACGGCGTGCTTTTCCTCGACGAACTGCCCGAATTCACGCCGCAGGTGCTCGACAGTCTGCGCCAGCCGCTGGAAACGGGCGAGGCCGTCATTGCCCGCGCCAATCACCGGGTCGCTTACCCGGCCCGCATCCAGCTCGTCGCCGCCATGAACCCCTGCCGCTGCGGCCACGCGGGCGAACCCGGCCACCAGTGCCGGCGCGGCACCCGCTGTGCGGCGGATTATCAGGCCCGCATCTCCGGCCCCTTTCTCGACCGGATCGATCTCAGGATCGAAGTCCCGGCGGTGACCGCCGCCGACTTGATCCGGCCCGGGACCTCTGAGCCCTCCGCGACAGTCGCCGAACGGGTGGCCGCCGCCCGCGAAATCCAGCGCGACCGTTTCCGCGCATTGGGCGTAAGCGCCACCACCAACGCCCAGGCGCCGGCTTCCGTCGTCGAACAGATCACCGCCCCCGACGCCAAAGGCCTGGCCTTCCTGCGCGAGGCGGCCGAAACCCTGGCTTTGAGTGCTCGCGGCTATCACCGTGTCCTGAAACTCGCCCGGACCCTTGCCGATCTCGATGGCGTGGACACCGTCGGTCGGATCCATCTGGCCGAAGCCCTGAGCTACCGCGGCGAGGATCTGGCGCGTCAGGCGGCGTGATTGGCGGATGGAAAACGCTAATTCGGAAACGGCTTATCGATGGCTGCAGGTATCAGGCCTTTAGCCAAAGGTAGCCATTTCGGGTCGCATCAAGTCAGTGAGACCTAACCTTAATGTAAAACGTGGGCCAGATCTCGATCTGCATTAAACGTTCATAAGCACTTGGAATGCGGACATATAGTTGTATTCTGTACGGTGGCTAATGCGTGGCTGGCATCAGCTGGCTCGGGGAGTGCAGTAATGCGTAAGCTATTTCTAGCCAGGCTTTTGACATTCTTATTTGTCTTCGGCATTTCGACGCCGAGTTTCGCTGATCTCACATTTTCGCCGATCACAACCGATGACGGTGTAACTGTTATTTTGGTCAGAGGAACTTTTGCATGGGAAGATTCTCTCGCCAACTTCAGCCAAATTGTCCGCTCAAGCCATGCGACCGTGGTCAGCTTTTCCAGCGGTGGAGGCAATGTCACCAAGGCGATGGAACTTGGTAGGGAGATCAGGTCACATGGGCTTTCGACATTGCAGCTGAGATCGCTGGAATGCGCCTCCGCATGCGCATTGGCCTTTATGGGTGGAGTCCAGCGTTTTGCCGAGCCCGGAGCTATCGGCGTTCACAAGTCGTCTTTCTCTCCAGACGCTGCGCTTGATGTTGATACAGCAGTCGCTGCAATTCAGGAACTTACGGCGGAAATCGTCGCGTATATGGCGGAAATGGGCATCGATCCACGCCTTCTGCAGGTGGCGCTGAAGACCGAAGCAAATGATATGCGCTACCTTTCCGGACAGGAGATGAAGCAGTTCAAGCTGACATTTAATGGGCCGGCCGGTGAAGAACAACGGACAAGTAGACCCCCTCCGCCATCGCCTGCGCAGCCATCGGCGACCTTTGTCAAACCTGTTTCGCCTGCCAGTCGGTCGATACCAACAGCCATATCGGGCATCGTGAGGCACACAAGGGGGGCCGTCGCTCTCAAAACAGGTGCAGACAAGAAAAGCGCAAATGCTGCGACCCTTCGAAATGGAACACCTCTGGCCATCCTCGGAAGCGTGGATCGATGGTATCGGGTGCGTGCGAGTGGATTTGTCGGCTATTTGCACCACACATGGGTTCGCGTGGATCAATTCGACGCGACGATTGGAAATCAAAGGCTCATCCAGATTAAAAGCTTCGACAATCTGGACGATGCGCTCACCTATGCACAGGCATTGCCTTTGCCACTTTCCATCTACCTGGCGACGAACGGGTGGTACGCCGTGACGATCAGGAAGTCGTTCGAACGGGATCAGGCTATTTCCATAACGAGATCCCTCAAAAGTGAGCGCGCAGTGCCGGAGGACAGCTTCGTCACGCTCGGCAATACCTACGTCATGCGGCTTTGCTGCGACTGAAGGTCTTGAAGCAGCCACGTCTATGGGCGGCCAGAAAACCAATTTACTCGTACCATCAAATTGGAGCGTCTGAGATGTCTTCCCCCGCCGGGAAAGAATGCTGGGCGACAAAACCCACCCTTCAGAAACGGTTTATCAAAGGTTATCGTCCATTCTGACCGGGACACTGACGTTAGTTGCGAGTATCCGTCTTGGTCCTGAAGAACGAAAGCCGTGCCCGGCAGAGGGTGAAGCCGTCCGAAGTGGATCCGGTGTCCGATGGTCACATCGGAGCGTCCGAAACGGCGCAACCGTCGGCTGAAGCCCGCAAAGCGGCCCTGAAATCCGAAACGGAACGCCGTATTGCGCCGGATCGGGACGGGCTTGAGCAGCCGGTCTTCGTGACACCTTCCGGAACCTTGATGCATCTCGCAGCGATCTGTGCGATCGCCGGCGCCATCGGCGCTTTTTTGCTGGCCGGTGGTGGGTCCTATGCGCCGATTGTTTCTGTCTGCCTGGCGTTTTTCGCTGGCGGCCTGGCGGTCTGGCGTCTGTTTGCCGACGACAAGGCGCGCGATGGGGCGGCCATTGCGGTCAGGGACGTCAAGATCCGCCGCCTGATGCAGCGCTGCGAGGAACTGGAAGACCGCACCTGGGAATTGCGTGAGTCCGATGAACGCAACGCCAGCATCCTGAGCGCGCTTGGCGATATTGTGGTCCGCCGGGATGCGGACAATTCGGTGGTCTATGCCAACACGGCCGCAGCCAAGGCCTTCGGGGCCGACCGGGCGCCGGTCCTCGGTAAGCCACTGCGTCTGCCGATCGTTGGCGATGGCGACAAGTCCAAAGAAAACGCATCGGAGCACGGCATCGCCTTCGGCGATCTTTATCTGCAAACGGTTGACGGACCGCGCTGGTTCTCCCGCATCGACGTCGGCGTGCGCGATACCATTAGCGACCAGCCGCTGACGCAGACGGTCCTGCGCGATGTCACCGAACGCCGGCTGATCGAGGAAGAACTTTTGGCCGCACGCCAGTCGGCGGAAAGCTCCAACGAGGCGAAATCCCGTTTTCTGGCGACAGTCAGCCATGAAATCCGCACGCCCCTGAACGGGGTCCTCGGCATGGCCTCCCTCCTGCGCGATACGCGGCTCACCCGGGAACAGACGGCCTATATCGAGGCGCTTGAAACCTCTGGTGAAACCCTTTTGATGCTGATCGACGAGGTCCTGGACTTTTCCAAGGTGGAGGCGGGCAAGCTGGAAATCCAGGCGGCACCCGTGCGCCTTGCGCCGCTGGTCGAAGGCGTGGTGGAACTGCTGGCGCCCAAAGCCCAGTCAAAGGGCCTTGAGATCGGGGCCCGATTCCACCCGAGCCTTCCGGAAACCGTCACGCTCGACGCAAGCCGTGTCCGCCAGATCCTGTTCAACCTGACCGGCAACGGCATAAAATTCACCGATGAGGGTGGCGTCGCCATCCGGATCGACGGTCGGCGCAATCCGGACGGCGGCAGTTTTCTCGAATTCTCCGTCATGGACACCGGAATCGGGTTCGACAAGGCGGAGGCCGACCGTCTGTTTCGGGAATTCGAGCAGGTGGACCACGGCCCGGCCCGGAAGTTCGGCGGCACCGGGCTTGGCCTTGCGATTGCGCAGCGCCTGACGCGCCTGATGGGCGGGTCGATCGAGGCGACCTCGGCGAAGTCCCGGGGGGCCGTTTTCAAGGTGGTCATACCGGTGCCGGAAGATCTCGTGTTTCGCGATACGGCGACGTCATCGAGCGTTGCCGGCAAGTCGATCGTGATCGTCAGTGCCAGCGAACTGGAAGGCGCGCTTTTGCGCGAGCGCCTGGAATTCGAAGGCGCCGAGGTGGCGTTGCGGATGCCCGGCTCCGCCGACCTGACAGATCACCTGGCCGCCGCCGATCTGGTGATGATCGACAATAGCTCGGTCGCCGACAGTGGCGGCTGGCTGGTGAGCGCGCGTCTGGCGGGCTGCCGGGCGCCGGCCGTTGTCATGATTGCCCCGCCCGAGCGGGACCGGCTGGAGCGGCTGCACGAAGCCGGCTTCACCGCCTATCTGATCCGGCCGGTGCGAAACGAAACCCTGTCCCAGGTCATCGGCGGCCTCCTGGAAGAAGCCGGTCCGGACCAGCACCTGTGGGAAGCGGGCGCCGAAGCCCATTCGAACGATCTGGAGGTTCTCCGTGGCAGGACGCCGGTGCGTCCGCTCAGGCTGCTGGTTGCCGAAGACAATGACATCAACCGGCTTTTGAGCGAGGCCCTGCTGCGCAAGCTGGGTCACGAACCGACCGTCGTGACCGATGGCGAAAAGGCCGTCGAAGCGGCCGCGTCGACCGATTTCGATGCGGTCCTGATGGATCTGCACATGCCGGGCCTCGATGGGATCGGCGCCATCCGCAAGATCCGCGCACAGGAGCAGCAGGGCGGCAAACCCCCGGTGCCGATTCTGATGGTCACCGCCGATGTCATGAGCGACGCACGCGAAAAGGCCACCAAGGAGGGAGCCGCCGGCTATCTGAGTAAGCCACTGTCGGCGGATGCCCTCTGCGATGCCCTCACCCGCCTGAAACTCTGAAACCGCTGCCGTCTCGCGGAAATCCGATTCGCGCCACTGCCCGAATTGGGCAGACGTTCTCCGTCATTTGTGATAAGGGAACGGGAGAAACAGGGCGGCAATCCTGCTGAATTGATCGACTGTCATCCATTTGTCGGAAAACTGTGTTTTACGGCAGGATCAGTTATAGATGCAGCGTTCTCGCAGCTACTGTCGCGGCAAAGGCAAAACCGCAAGTGAAACAGAGCTCAAGGCGTTAAGCACTTGCGGCTGGTTCGATCTGTTTTCATGTGGGACCACATGAAAGCATAAAAGTTGATCGATCTTGAAGTGATAGAGTATCTTGGCAGCGTTTGCTCAAATGCAAGATGCTCTTGAGGAAACAACGATATAGGGGCCGAACATCCATGATGCGGTCGGGCATGTTTTCGCCGAGGAAACTCGTTCAAAAAATCGCACCGGCAGGTCTGCCGATGCAGATCCGCTCCGTCGGGCTGCAGTCGGACGTCGCCGGTCTGGACGTGCTGCGTTTTCGGCAGAGCCTCGGCCGGATCGGATCGCTGGAGGTCCGCCTCGCCCGCAGCTTCCGCGAAGTGAAGATGGCACAGCGGTTGCGCTACAAGGTCTTCTACGAGGAAATGTCGGCCATTGCCGACGCACAAACCCTGGCGAACCGCCGGGATGCGGACCCCTATGACGCCTTCTGCGATCACATGCTGGTGGTCGATCATTCTTCGTTGAAGCGCAACAAGCTTGGCCGCCTGAAGCCGGAAATCGTCGGCACCTACCGCCTGCTGCGTCAGGAGATCGCCGATCTGCACGGCGGTTTTTACACGTCCGGCGAATTCGACATCCAGAAGCTGATCGACGCCAATCCGGGCAAGCGGTTTCTGGAACTCGGCCGGTCCTGCGTGCTCAAGCCTTACCGCAACAAGAAGACGGTCGAGCTGCTGTGGCACGGCATCTGGTCCTATATCCTGATGCACAAGATTGACGTCATGATCGGTTGCGCCTCGATCGAGGGCACCAATCCGGACTCCATCGCAGGTCAGCTTGCCTTCCTGCACCACAATGCCCGGGCGCCGGAAGACTGGCGCGCGACCGCCCTGCCGGAGCGTTACGTGGAGATGAACCGCATACCGGCGGATGGCGTCAATCCGAAGGAAGCGCTGCGTGCCCTGCCGCCGCTGGTCAAGGGCTATCTGCGTCTCGGCGCCTTCATCGGGGATGGCGCGGTGGTCGATCACCAGTTCGGAACGACCGACGTGCTGATAATCATGCCGGTGTCGGAACTGAATTCCCGCTATGTGAATTACTACGGCGCGGACGCCAGCCGCTACGCGGCCTGATCCTTAAACCAGACGCTCCGTTAGTAGCACGCCCGCGCATACCGCGAGGACGCATCAGTCTGTGGGCTGCGGTCCGTCGTAGCCTTCGACGATAACCAGATCCCCTTCCGACGCGGCATCGCGCAGGGCCTTCGCGCGCATATATTCCGGTGACTTGTAGCAGGCCATCGCCTGATCGTAGCTGTCGAATTCGATCACCACATTGCGGGAGCGGGATCCACCTTCCATGGTCTCGAACCGGCCCGCGCGCACGAGGAAGCGGGCGCCGTACTTCTTGAAGGCCTCGGCATTTGCCGCGACATAGTTCTTGTAAGCGTCCGGGTCCTGCACGTCGACGCGGGCGACCCAATAAGCCTTGGCCATGAAACCGTTCTCCCAGTTTGTCTTTCCGGTTCTTCCTAGCCGCTTTTGCCGGACCCTGCCACAGCCTATTGCCGCCACCTTTGAAGCCCCCACTGAAGCCGCACCGGGGCCCAGCCTTAACGCCCCCTTAAATTGCCGCAATCTATGGTCATTGCGGGGGCCAATGGCAGAAATGCCGGTGGTCGGTACGGGGATGTTCGTGGGCCATGACACGCAAGGCGAAAAGCGCAAAGCGGATCGAGCCGATCTTCGGTGACGATCGCGGCGGTATGCTCAACCTGCGCCCTTCGGCGCGGGATCGCGCTGCGGCGCCTGCGGCGAAAAAGACCGCGCCGAAATCGAAAAAAGCACCCGCGAAATCCCGTCAGAAGGCCGCGTCCCAGAAACCGGCAGGAAGAAAGCCCGCCGTCCGGAAATCTACCAAGGGCCGCAAGGGCGGCGGCGGAGGAGGCAGAAGGTCAGCCTCCCGTAACAGGAATTTCCGCTCCCGGATGGGCGCCGGAGCAGCCCGGTTCGTGAAACGCGCCTTCTACTGGGGCTGCGTGCTCGGCATCTGGGCCGGCATATTCGCGGTTGGCTTTATCGGCTACTACGCCGCCTATCTGCCGCCGACCTCCGAATGGAAGGTTCCGGCCCGCCCGCCGAATGTTAAAATCGTCTCCTCCAGCGGCGCGTTGATCGCCAACCGGGGCGATACCGGCGGCGAAGCCGTCCGCCTTGAGCAGCTCCCACCCTATGTGCCGAACGCGGTGATCGCCATTGAGGACCGCCGGTTCCGCTCCCATTTCGGCCTCGATCCGCTGGGGCTTGTCCGGGCGGTCTACGTGAACCTGACCTCCGGCAATCTGGTCCAGGGGGGGTCCACGCTAACCCAGCAGCTTGCCAAGAACCTGTTTCTGGAGCCGGACCGGACCTTGAAGCGCAAGGTGCAGGAACTGGTGCTCTCGATCTGGCTGGAGGCGAAATTCTCCAAGGACGAGATCATGGAGATGTACCTGAACCGGGTCTACTACGGTTCAGGAGCCTATGGCATCGATGCTGCCGCCCGGCGTTATTTCGGAAAATCGGCACGCCTCCTGACAATTGCCGAAGCTGCAACGCTGGCCGGCGTCCTGAAAGCACCGTCGCGTTATTCTCCGACCCGAAACCCGGATCTGGCCGAAGCCCGTGCCCAGCTCGTGCTCACGGCCATGAACCGGGAGGGCTTTATTTCCGACAAGGAGGCGGCCAGTGCTCTGGCGGCACCGGCAACCGCCGTCCGTCGCTATGTAACGGCCAGCGAAAACTTCGCCGCCGACTACGTCATGGATATGCTGCCCCATTATGTCGGCTCTTTCGACGGCGACATCATCGTCGACACCACGATCGACCTGAACATGCAGCATGCCGCCGAGGAGGCCCTGCGTACGGCGATTTCTGAAAACCGGACCAAATACGGCGTTGCACAAGGGGCCGTCGTCACGCTCGACACTGCGGGTGCGATCCGCGCCATGGTCGGCGGCGCCGACTATTCCAAGAGTCAGTACAATCGCGCCGTCTACGCCAAGCGCCAGCCCGGATCGGCGTTCAAGCCGTTCGTTTATCTGTCGGCTCTGGAATCCGGTATGACCCCGGAAACCGTGCGCCAGGATCAGCCGATCCGGTTCAAGAACTGGACGCCGCAGAACTACACCAAGAAATACTATGGCCCGGTCACTCTGACCCAGGCGCTCGCCATGTCGCTCAACACGGTGGCCGCCCGCCTGACCTATGAAGTCGGGCCCAAGACTGTCGCCAAGACCGCAAAAAGGCTCGGCATTACCTCGGACATGAAGCCCAACCTGTCGATAGCTCTGGGCACCTCCGAGGTCACGCCGTTGGAAATCGCAGGCGCCTATGTGCCCTTCTCAAATGGCGGCTACGGCGTGCTGCCGCATATCATTCGCCGGATCAAGACGGTCGACGGGAAACAGCTCTATTCGCGCAAGGGCGACGGACCGGGCCGGGTCGTCGACCGCCAATACGTCCGTCAGATGAACGCGATGATGTCGGAAACGCTTTTGACCGGAACCGGCAAGAAGGCTCAGCTTGGCGATCATCGCCCCGCCGGCGGCAAGACCGGAACGAGCCAGGATTTCCGCGATGGATGGTTCATCGGCTACACCGGCAATCTCACCACGGCGGTCTGGCTCGGCAACGACGACAATTCGCCGACCAAGAAGGCGACGGGCGGGTCTTTGCCGGCGCTGATCTGGAAAAACACCATGGAAAAGGAGCATGAAGGCCTGCCGGTCGCAAGCCTCTCGGGCGTTCCCGATCCGTCCCTCAGTGTGGCAACCCCGGTGGCCAAGGCGGGGGCGCCTCTTCCGCCCGGCAACGTGGGCGAAAACGGCAGCTCCGCCGAAGATGACAGGCGCCCGCGCGGACCGCTCAACCTGCTCAAGTCGCTTTTCGGCGGTTAGCCGCTGGAATTTTCGAAACGAGGATCCGCATGCGCGTTCTGGAAATCTGGATCAACTGCCCGGATGATGAAACGGCGGACAGCATCGCTGAATCCCTGATCGACTTGCGGCTGGCGGCCTGCGCCAACAAGCACCAGCCGGTCGAAAGCAGCTACCGCTGGAAGGGCAATGTGGAATTCGAGCCCGAAATCCCTCTGGTCGTGAAAACCCGTGAAGACCTGTTCGACAAGGTTGTCGAAGCCGTGCGCTCCATCCATCCTTATGAAACCCCGAGCATTCTGGGTGTTCCGGTGGAATTCGTGAATGCGGATTACCGGGACTGGGTCATTGCCGAGACGGCCTGAGCGCCATCAAGCCTGCGATGAAACCTATCCGTATCCGTGTAGTCGCTGGCCGTTTTCCTTCAGCCAGGCGCGGGCCTGGCGGGTATGCGGCGCAAGATCCTCGCAAATCCGCCAGAAGCGGGCGGAATGGTTCATTTCCCGTAAGTGCGCCACCTCATGGGCGGCGACATAGTCGAGGATTTCCGGCGGTGCCAGAATGAGCCGCCAGGAAAAGGACAGGCTGCCGTTCGACGCACAGGACCCCCAGCGGCTTTTCGTATCCCGGATGGTGATCGTCTTGACCGGCTTGTCGATTTTCGCCGCGTGAAGGGTGACCGCGGTGCTCAGATCCGCTTTTGCCTGGCCTTTCAGCCATGAGGTCAGCTTGCGCGGCATGTGTTCCTCCGCCCCGGGTACCCGGAGTTCGGAATGTCCATCGTCATTCAGGGCCGGTTCGACCAGTCCGCGCAGCTTTCCGGTCGGGACAATGCGATGATCCTGCCCGCGCAAGGGAATGATGTTCCCGGGGAGCAGCGGCACATGGTCCGGCCGGGCTACCATCTTCTCCAGCAGCCAGCCGATATGCTGGCGCGCAAATCGTTCGGCCCTTTGCAGGTCGCCGCCACGGGGCACGGTCAGGACCGGGCCGGAGTAATCGGACGGCAGGCGCAGCAGATAGCGCCGCGCGCGCGGGTCCGCTCTCAGCCGGATACGCAATGGCGTTCCGTTGGCCTGAAGCTCGATATGGTCCGGCAGGGGTTTCTTGCGCGCGCGCAGCAGCATGGGGGTCCGGGGTTTGTGAAGGGGACGAATCGGCGAATGTCAGAAGATTAGCGCGGCTCTTGAACGGACGAAAGCGGCGCTTTGGGGCGCCGCTCTCGGTCGGTGTCGGGAAGGGTCAGGCCCTTCAGGCGGGGTCGGCACCCGGGGTCCGTCCGCGGTTCGCCATGAACCGGTCGAACTCTTCCTGGTCGCGGGCGCGGCGCAACTCGCGGAGGAAATCATCGAATTCCGCGCGCATGGTATCGAGCTTCGCGCGCTCTTCTTCCAGCCGCTTCAATTCCCGTTCGCGGTAATCGTCGAACGCCACATTGCCGGTCCGGCCATAGGCCGTTCCCTGTGCCATGTTATCCATTGCTCCCTTGAATGGGCTTGCACGCCACTGGTCACGCGCATCGCGCGCCATTCCGTGGAAGCGATCGCCCCACAGGATATAGGCCAGCATGGCAAGGCCAAGCGGCCAGAAGAACACGAAACCCAGCACCATCAGGCCGATGGTCACCGGGGTCCATGCAGGTTTGATCGAACAGCTTGCAGTCGTCATTGTCCTATCCATGGTTGACATCCACCCCGTTAAGGTGGGGGTCGAAGGCCATCCATTCAAGGAAACGTGCCGAAATGTGATCGGCATTGAACGGTCGGGAAGTTGTGCGACCGCGAAATCGACAAAAAACCGTCACCGCCGGAAAGCCGGCGGGGACGGCATATTCGGGCCGGCTGGCGGTTGCCGGTTATTCCGCCGCCACGCTTTGAGCGGGCGATGCAATCTCGTCCTCGAAAGGACCGTCGATGACGCGTTGCAGGCTGAAATCGCTCAGGAATTTCTCCCGGTGCCATTCGCTCGCCATGGGCGCGGTCGCATATTCGTGGAAGCACGGCGTACCCAGGGTCCAGTGCAGCAGCTTGGCTTCCGGGTTGGCGCCGAATTCATCCGGCAGCCAGTTCCAGACCTTCGGGATTTCGCCGACGAGGTCGTCTTCCAGCCAGGTGAACCGGTGCAGCTGTGCGCCGGTCGAATTCATGACGAATTCCGGGGTGACGACCTTGTTGGCCGGATGGCCGCAGTTCCAAAGCACCACGCTCGACCAGTTCTTGCGCGGATAATTGGCGTTCGCCGAGCCGAGGTATTTGGTCGTCGCCTTGGTCTTGTAGTCGTGATGAACGCACATCACGGCTTTTGAATCGTCCCGCAAGGCCCAAAGCTTGGCGATGTCGTCACGCAGCAGCATGTCGCCGTCCATGAACAGGGCCCAGCCGGAATAATTCATGAGATGAGGCAGCAGAAATCGGCTGTAGATGAACTGGTTGGAGCCGTCGCTGTGGGTCTCCTGGTAGCTTTCAAGATTCTTCAGTGCCAAAGGCGTGATTGCGAGAACTTCGCTTGAGTGCCGGACGAGACTGTTCGCACACACATGATAGGCAATAGCTTCGCGGGGATCGTATCCAATGAATATGTTGATCATTACGTCACCTCCGCATCCTGCTTGTGGTGTGGAGGCTCTGCCGGCCTTGATCTGAATCAATCGGATTGCGAAGTTGCGCGAATTAGGTCGAAACGTCACAGGAAAAAGTGGAGTCTATTACTCCATAAAAAGTTTCGCACCCGAATCCGACCGGATTTTTTCCAGTCGGATTCGGGTGCGATCGAAAAGAAATTCGGGAGATTCCGGCAGGCGTCAGCCGACCGCTTCAGACAGTTTCCTAGCCTGATCGATCCAGTTGTCGCGGGCAATGCGTCCGCGGAAATCCAGCTTGGCATCAAGGGATTCGATCTGCTTGTCGGTCAGGCCGGCAATCTGCCAGTAGTGGAAGATCCCGGCTTCGTTGAGCGCGGATTCCAGCTTTGGGCCAACACCAGTGATCGCCTTCAGATCGTCGGCGACGCCATCCGGCTTGCTCAGCAGGATCGCTGTCAGATCGTCGGTCTTGGCAGCCGGTTTTTTCGCGGGCTTTTTTGCCGTGTCCGATTTGGCGGCAGGCTTCGCCGGCTCGGATTTGGCCTCGACTGGTTTTGTTTGCGCCGGCCTGCTTACGTGCTTCATGTCCCCGCCCCTGTTGGAGCGGATGAAGTCCAGCACCCGAGGCGCGATTTCGGCCCGCCAGCGCGAGCCGTTGAAGACGCCGTAGTGGCCGACACGCGGCTGCTCGTAATGGGCCTTCATGTCATCGGGCAGGCTCGTGCAGAGCGCATGGGCCGCCCTGGTCTGGCCGCGGCCGGTGATGTCGTCCTTTTCACCCTCCACGGTGAGCAGCGCCGTGCGGCGGATCTTCGAGCAATCGACCTTAGTCGAGCCATGCATCATCGTGCCCATCGGCAGGGAATGATCGATGAAAACGGTTTCCACGGTCTGGAGATAGAACTCCGCCGTCAGGTCCATGACCGCCAGGTATTCGTCATAGAAATCCCGGTGCTTTTCGGCGTTGTCGCCGTCGCCGTCGACCAGATGCTGGAAGAAGTCGCGGTGCGCCGTCATGTGGCGGTCCAGGTTCATGCTCATGAAACCGGTGAGTTGCAGGAAGCCCGGATAGACCCTGCGCATGAAGCCCGGGTGCGGGAACGGCACCGTCATGATGACATTGTTCCTGAACCAGTCGATCCCCTTGGACATGGCCAGATCGTTCACCGCCGTCGGCGCGACCCGGGTGTCGATCGGACCACCCATCAGGGTCATGGTCGACGGTACATAGGGGTCATCGCGGCCTTCCATCACCGCGACGGCCGCCAGCACGGGTACCGACGGCTGGCAGACGCCGATCACATGCGTGTCCGGACCCAGGAAGTGCAGCATGGAAATGATGTAGTCGATGTAGTCGTCCAGGTCGAAGTCGCCCTCCTGGATGGGAACCATGCGGGCGTCGATCCAGTCGGTGATGTACACTTCCGCGCTCGGCAGCAGCGTTTCCACCGTTCCCCGCAACAGCGTCGCGTAGTGGCCGGACATCGGCGCGACGATCAGGATCTTCGGATCCTTGGGGCGGGCGGAGGTTGCGCGCTCGAAGTGGATCAGGTCGCAGAAGGGCCTTTCCCAGACGACGTTTTCACGGACCGGCACCTTGACACCGCCCACGGTGGTTTCGTTCAGTCCGAATTCCGGTTTGCCGTAGCGCCGGGTCATGCGTTCGAGGACTTCGCACCCGGCGGCGACCGACTTTCCGATTTGCGTATGAGTAAAGGGATTAAGCGGATTCTGGAAATAGAGCCGCGTCATATCA encodes:
- a CDS encoding YifB family Mg chelatase-like AAA ATPase, with translation MVSRVTTVAFQGIEALPVDVQVKIGPGMVAFTIVGLPDKAVAESRERVRSALHASGLALPAKRVTVNLAPADLPKEGSHYDLPIALGVMAAIGAIPADMLADYVVLGELGLDGMLAPVAGVLPAAMGANAIGKGLICPAQCGSEAAWAAEDMSILAPRSLIQLANHFKGTQVLSPPVPKLQGTPANLPDLAEVKGQETARRALEIAAAGGHNLLMVGPPGSGKSMLASRLPSILPPLQPKELLEVSMIASLAGELADGRLSDRRPFRAPHHSASMAALVGGGMRAKPGEVSLAHHGVLFLDELPEFTPQVLDSLRQPLETGEAVIARANHRVAYPARIQLVAAMNPCRCGHAGEPGHQCRRGTRCAADYQARISGPFLDRIDLRIEVPAVTAADLIRPGTSEPSATVAERVAAAREIQRDRFRALGVSATTNAQAPASVVEQITAPDAKGLAFLREAAETLALSARGYHRVLKLARTLADLDGVDTVGRIHLAEALSYRGEDLARQAA
- a CDS encoding SH3 domain-containing protein, with translation MRKLFLARLLTFLFVFGISTPSFADLTFSPITTDDGVTVILVRGTFAWEDSLANFSQIVRSSHATVVSFSSGGGNVTKAMELGREIRSHGLSTLQLRSLECASACALAFMGGVQRFAEPGAIGVHKSSFSPDAALDVDTAVAAIQELTAEIVAYMAEMGIDPRLLQVALKTEANDMRYLSGQEMKQFKLTFNGPAGEEQRTSRPPPPSPAQPSATFVKPVSPASRSIPTAISGIVRHTRGAVALKTGADKKSANAATLRNGTPLAILGSVDRWYRVRASGFVGYLHHTWVRVDQFDATIGNQRLIQIKSFDNLDDALTYAQALPLPLSIYLATNGWYAVTIRKSFERDQAISITRSLKSERAVPEDSFVTLGNTYVMRLCCD
- a CDS encoding response regulator, translated to MVLKNESRARQRVKPSEVDPVSDGHIGASETAQPSAEARKAALKSETERRIAPDRDGLEQPVFVTPSGTLMHLAAICAIAGAIGAFLLAGGGSYAPIVSVCLAFFAGGLAVWRLFADDKARDGAAIAVRDVKIRRLMQRCEELEDRTWELRESDERNASILSALGDIVVRRDADNSVVYANTAAAKAFGADRAPVLGKPLRLPIVGDGDKSKENASEHGIAFGDLYLQTVDGPRWFSRIDVGVRDTISDQPLTQTVLRDVTERRLIEEELLAARQSAESSNEAKSRFLATVSHEIRTPLNGVLGMASLLRDTRLTREQTAYIEALETSGETLLMLIDEVLDFSKVEAGKLEIQAAPVRLAPLVEGVVELLAPKAQSKGLEIGARFHPSLPETVTLDASRVRQILFNLTGNGIKFTDEGGVAIRIDGRRNPDGGSFLEFSVMDTGIGFDKAEADRLFREFEQVDHGPARKFGGTGLGLAIAQRLTRLMGGSIEATSAKSRGAVFKVVIPVPEDLVFRDTATSSSVAGKSIVIVSASELEGALLRERLEFEGAEVALRMPGSADLTDHLAAADLVMIDNSSVADSGGWLVSARLAGCRAPAVVMIAPPERDRLERLHEAGFTAYLIRPVRNETLSQVIGGLLEEAGPDQHLWEAGAEAHSNDLEVLRGRTPVRPLRLLVAEDNDINRLLSEALLRKLGHEPTVVTDGEKAVEAAASTDFDAVLMDLHMPGLDGIGAIRKIRAQEQQGGKPPVPILMVTADVMSDAREKATKEGAAGYLSKPLSADALCDALTRLKL
- a CDS encoding GNAT family N-acetyltransferase, with protein sequence MRSGMFSPRKLVQKIAPAGLPMQIRSVGLQSDVAGLDVLRFRQSLGRIGSLEVRLARSFREVKMAQRLRYKVFYEEMSAIADAQTLANRRDADPYDAFCDHMLVVDHSSLKRNKLGRLKPEIVGTYRLLRQEIADLHGGFYTSGEFDIQKLIDANPGKRFLELGRSCVLKPYRNKKTVELLWHGIWSYILMHKIDVMIGCASIEGTNPDSIAGQLAFLHHNARAPEDWRATALPERYVEMNRIPADGVNPKEALRALPPLVKGYLRLGAFIGDGAVVDHQFGTTDVLIIMPVSELNSRYVNYYGADASRYAA
- a CDS encoding DUF1330 domain-containing protein; translation: MAKAYWVARVDVQDPDAYKNYVAANAEAFKKYGARFLVRAGRFETMEGGSRSRNVVIEFDSYDQAMACYKSPEYMRAKALRDAASEGDLVIVEGYDGPQPTD